The region gacgatcacGACACTGATAAAGGAAAAAGGAGTCACTGTCTCATGAGTAGCCTACAACACCCAGTCTCTGAAGACAATAACTTCAATGGGAATTAGTCAGTTGTGCTCAGTGACTTGCAAAAACCTAGGCCATTTGCTGAATTAATTACTACCTATGGAAAGTCATGGAACCAAACTATGCctaaaaatttgaaaaaaataatacagaggAACACAATTCTAAGTTACGGAACAATTCTAAATGCCTGAATCTGAATACTGCATAAGTCTGGTTGCTCTTGTTCCTACCACTGATGGTCAGAGTGGCTGTGATGTCCTTGACTGATCCAGTGATGTTCAGAAGCTCCTTCAGTAGTTTGCTTGGGCTCTTGATGTCTCCAGTGTTGAAGCTGTATATCATTTCGGCCTGGATCTGATTGTTCTCAGTTCTGTAAAAAGACAGAGTAATGGTGCTTGTCCTTGTTTCTCTTGCTGGGTACTCTTAcacttataaaataatataacaaaataatatttttggttGATGTTGGAGTCTATGTCTACATTTTAGTATAAAATATGTTTGAAGCTCAACAGAGAGATTGTGTCACAAGTGTTATGGTATTAACTCAAGTGGGTACTGCATTAAATAGGTTTGTAATTCTTTGAACAGATTTACCTGAATTTAGCTGGAGGGAACGTTGACTGGTTGTCACCCAAATGTTTATTAAGTATATCCTTAAACTGGAAAGAAAGTAAAACCAAAGACACAATGAAAGCCAAATCATCTCATCTAACTGAAATTATTTAGATGGAAATATTAATCACAGATATGCTGCATTTAGTCAtcacaaaatgcaatttattttgcTGGACATGTCAGTGTTATTTGACACAGTTCTGCTTTGTTTGCGAAAGATGCATGACCAAACATTCttgttttaaaacttatttGCAGAGATTACACAATACTGTGAATACAAAAACTAGTTTAACACAAATTCTTAATATCTAACATACACAATATAACCGAAAATGGCTTTGTCCAATTGCCTATTTTTAGTTCTATTTTAGATCATGTAGATGCTCCTATATGTTCTGACTCACCACATCATTGATGGTCTCCTGGGTTTTGTTGTAAGTTTCATTGGTTAAATCAGCTCCTTCTGGAATGGTCAGATTGCTGATGAGGAAGCTGATATTGACAGCAAAGGCATCTGATGTTTTGTCTGTAAACAGTGAACATAATTATTGAACCCAGCAGAAAACAcaactaaaatagtaaaaatactttattttatttatttacatgagAAACCATAACTTACTCTCATAAGTGAATTTGAAGATGTTGACTAGATAGATTCCCAGAGATTTGTAAGGAGCCAGGACTGTAGACAGAGTTTTGATGACCTCAGCTTCACTGGGAGTATGTTGTGTGGTTATGAACTCAAGTCTTAGCACAGCAATGAGTGATCCATTTCtgctaaaaatagaaataagcTGTGACCTATGCATCTtcattgattaaatgttttcaatattttcttCATGGTACacatatgcatatacagtatatactatacatttaaaatgtgagcATCTCTCAGCTGTGATCTCTACTGGTTGCACATGGGAATGATTACAACATACAGCTAATATTTTCTCCAGGGGTCACACCTCAAGATCACTAATTTGAATTAAGGATGATAAAATGACTTATTTTGAATGACACGGAGAGAAGTTTTGTGTGGTAACTGTTTAAGTTTGTGATTGGTATTAAAGCCACAAAAGGCTGAATCTAACACTTTCTATTGTAGTGTCTATTACTGAGACATTTAAGGCTACTGTTATAGAGCTACAGTGTTATACAGGTACAGGTATAACAGGTAGGACATTttacaataatcttttttttccatttttgaagTTGTGGCAGAaaagtgtttctgttttttactcCTGTATTTCCTTTTGAAAATAAGGAAAATTAGTTGAAAGCCATGTTCATCATTATGCAGTACACTTATGTATCTTGACTTACAAGAGACTAGTTAGATGCATGAATAGAATCTTGGACTTACACTTTAATGGGAACTGAAGAAGCTGTTGTGATGGGGGCAGCAGCAGCCCTGGTCATTGTAACGGAAGCAAGAGACGTGAGCAATTTTGCTGAAGTAGCCGGAGATGTTGGAGGAAGAGTTGATGTCGAAGGTTCACTCATGGAGATATTAAACAAAGAAGCTGTAGTAGTGGGGGCAACTGGCGTAACTGTGGTGGAGGGTCTTGTCGAGGTTTCTGTTGTGACCATGGGCACAGGTGCTGCTGTCATGGGTGTGGTGGAAGGGGTGGTTTTCATTACGTGAGAAGTGCTTGTGGTTGCAAAGGTGGGTATAGACGTAGGGGTTAAAATAGTGGGGACTACCATGGGGGACACATTGGTGGGTCCTTTTGTTGTTGTAGTGGTGGGGACAGTAGTGGATATGGAAAGAAATTCTCCTGTAAGAGCTGCAGCTGTGCTCGTAGTACTGGAGAGTGTTACATTTGTGCTACTGATAGCTGGTGCCATGCTGATGGTGCTGGGTGGGACACCTGTGGTTGTATTGGTGGTTGTTGTTGTATTGGCATGTTTTGCAAAAGTAGTGGTTGTTACTGGTCTGATGGTAGTAAACTGTGTAACTGCTGAAACTGTAGGTACAGTTGTAGTTTTTGAAGAGCTTGTAGGTTTCATGTTTGGGGCAGCTAAGGTTGTAGTAGCTGAGACACCTGTGATTGTAGAAGATGGCAATTTTGTGATTGTCTGTGTTCGTGTGGTGGTAGCAGCATTTGTAGCTGTGGTTGATGGGGAAGCTGAGGTTGCAGTGGTGGGGGGAACTGTAATGACAGGGAGATGTGTGAATGTGGTTGTTGGTGAAGTTGTATTTATGATGGCAGTTCCTGTTGTGATGGGAACTGATGTGGTTGTCCTTGTCAGGGCAGCTGTGGTGGTTGGTGCAGTTGCAGTGGTGGAGATTGCTGCTGTGATTGAGGAAGAGGTAGCTGCAGTGGGAATTGTTGTTGAAATTTTAATGGGAGTACTTCTGGCTGTGTGCACTGTTGCAGTTGTTGTCATTGGGGCCACAGTGCCATTGGGTTCCATAATGGATGTAGTGCTATGGGGGATTGTGGTAAACATAGCATTTGTTGCTGGAACACTTGATAATTGGGTAGCTGTAGTTATTGTGCCTGATGTAGTTGTTGCAGTAAAGGTGAAGAATGTTGTAATTGTTGCAGCTGTGGTTGAAGGAGCTTTGCTGGTTGTGGTGGTGGAGAAAGATTCGGTTGGAACCATTGTAGTGCTTTGAGCTGATTTTCTAATGGTGAGAATATGTGGGAGAGTTGAGGCTGAGGGTGGGAGAATTGCAGTGGAGGAGGCAGCTGTAGCAGTAGCTTGCACAATTCTGGCTGTCGTGGGTGACACAGTAGTGGTGGACGATGCAGCTACAGGTGCATTAGTTGGCACAGTTCTGGTTGCCATGGGTAGGACAGCTACTGTGGAGGAGGAAGATCTATTTGCAGCAGCTTGTACTGTACTAGATATTGTATGTGAGACAGTTGTGGGTGTGGAGGAGACCGTCCTAGTGTTAGAGGCAACTACAGCAACACTATATGGCACAGTTCCGGGTATTGTGGGCAGGGCACTTGTGGTTGTGGGTGACAAACTTGTATGGGAGGAGACAGCTGTAATTTC is a window of Lepisosteus oculatus isolate fLepOcu1 chromosome 6, fLepOcu1.hap2, whole genome shotgun sequence DNA encoding:
- the LOC107076294 gene encoding mucin-2-like isoform X2, producing MKTTSSAPPSTTTAITSTTPPATTTSITSTTSTNAPSMESVASPTTTQGPSMKTTFQSTSASSTPTTAQPASTSQQSTDTITSISTSHPSPVAPTASPSTPSFSSTTTSAVSQTTDSSTKGTTGKALPSTTTLLPTSTTMKTTSNAPPSITTAITSTTPPATTTRITSTTSTNPPSMESVAYPSTTQAPSIKTTFQSISGSSTPITSQPASPSASTTIQTILAVLPSTVSALTSTTPPATTSRINSNMSPNPQSTETTTFPSTTRSMVLTTLQTTSAAASISQPDGITMSTTITSSSTATSSTTASPSRSSVFSLSSSVTSLLATRTPASMFQASIPFATTTVPPTRTRAVLSAEITAVSSHTSLSPTTTSALPTIPGTVPYSVAVVASNTRTVSSTPTTVSHTISSTVQAAANRSSSSTVAVLPMATRTVPTNAPVAASSTTTVSPTTARIVQATATAASSTAILPPSASTLPHILTIRKSAQSTTMVPTESFSTTTTSKAPSTTAATITTFFTFTATTTSGTITTATQLSSVPATNAMFTTIPHSTTSIMEPNGTVAPMTTTATVHTARSTPIKISTTIPTAATSSSITAAISTTATAPTTTAALTRTTTSVPITTGTAIINTTSPTTTFTHLPVITVPPTTATSASPSTTATNAATTTRTQTITKLPSSTITGVSATTTLAAPNMKPTSSSKTTTVPTVSAVTQFTTIRPVTTTTFAKHANTTTTTNTTTGVPPSTISMAPAISSTNVTLSSTTSTAAALTGEFLSISTTVPTTTTTKGPTNVSPMVVPTILTPTSIPTFATTSTSHVMKTTPSTTPMTAAPVPMVTTETSTRPSTTVTPVAPTTTASLFNISMSEPSTSTLPPTSPATSAKLLTSLASVTMTRAAAAPITTASSVPIKVNGSLIAVLRLEFITTQHTPSEAEVIKTLSTVLAPYKSLGIYLVNIFKFTYENKTSDAFAVNISFLISNLTIPEGADLTNETYNKTQETINDVFKDILNKHLGDNQSTFPPAKFRTENNQIQAEMIYSFNTGDIKSPSKLLKELLNITGSVKDITATLTISGQPVTTLTAPTTIPTVSPPLKRNGRALLFIRLEFNTTKPAPPEEVVLKMANELFLMPFKSERTYRVSVRNISYERMSEYSFAIILGFNLSSLPVTESFEFTNGTYTEIESAVNSLLSQILGKPDSSVFTFPPTKFTNMSSVIYANVVYRFEEGDIKIPSNFLAEILKISGDLTTTGAPSTSVLLISLASTTASKGGFPGWALAIIIPCGIAILLLPLWILLCCLQCRCCAACRRRWRRRQSYQVQYQQEMFQEATSLF
- the LOC107076294 gene encoding mucin-2-like isoform X1 yields the protein MKTTSSAPPSTTTAITSTTPPATTTSITSTTSTNAPSMESVASPTTTQGPSMKTTFQSTSASSTPTTAQPASTSQQSTDTITSISTSHPSPVAPTASPSTPSFSSTTTSAVSQTTDSSTKGTTGKALPSTTTLLPTSTTMKTTSNAPPSITTAITSTTPPATTTRITSTTSTNPPSMESVAYPSTTQAPSIKTTFQSISGSSTPITSQPASPSASTTIQTILAVLPSTVSALTSTTPPATTSRINSNMSPNPQSTETTTFPSTTRSMVLTTLQTTSAAASISQPDGITMSTTITSSSTATSSTTASPSRSSVFSLSSSVTSLLATRTPASMFQASIPFATTTVPPTRTRAVLSAEITAVSSHTSLSPTTTSALPTIPGTVPYSVAVVASNTRTVSSTPTTVSHTISSTVQAAANRSSSSTVAVLPMATRTVPTNAPVAASSTTTVSPTTARIVQATATAASSTAILPPSASTLPHILTIRKSAQSTTMVPTESFSTTTTSKAPSTTAATITTFFTFTATTTSGTITTATQLSSVPATNAMFTTIPHSTTSIMEPNGTVAPMTTTATVHTARSTPIKISTTIPTAATSSSITAAISTTATAPTTTAALTRTTTSVPITTGTAIINTTSPTTTFTHLPVITVPPTTATSASPSTTATNAATTTRTQTITKLPSSTITGVSATTTLAAPNMKPTSSSKTTTVPTVSAVTQFTTIRPVTTTTFAKHANTTTTTNTTTGVPPSTISMAPAISSTNVTLSSTTSTAAALTGEFLSISTTVPTTTTTKGPTNVSPMVVPTILTPTSIPTFATTSTSHVMKTTPSTTPMTAAPVPMVTTETSTRPSTTVTPVAPTTTASLFNISMSEPSTSTLPPTSPATSAKLLTSLASVTMTRAAAAPITTASSVPIKVRNGSLIAVLRLEFITTQHTPSEAEVIKTLSTVLAPYKSLGIYLVNIFKFTYENKTSDAFAVNISFLISNLTIPEGADLTNETYNKTQETINDVFKDILNKHLGDNQSTFPPAKFRTENNQIQAEMIYSFNTGDIKSPSKLLKELLNITGSVKDITATLTISGQPVTTLTAPTTIPTVSPPLKRNGRALLFIRLEFNTTKPAPPEEVVLKMANELFLMPFKSERTYRVSVRNISYERMSEYSFAIILGFNLSSLPVTESFEFTNGTYTEIESAVNSLLSQILGKPDSSVFTFPPTKFTNMSSVIYANVVYRFEEGDIKIPSNFLAEILKISGDLTTTGAPSTSVLLISLASTTASKGGFPGWALAIIIPCGIAILLLPLWILLCCLQCRCCAACRRRWRRRQSYQVQYQQEMFQEATSLF